The following proteins are encoded in a genomic region of Montipora foliosa isolate CH-2021 chromosome 8, ASM3666993v2, whole genome shotgun sequence:
- the LOC137968093 gene encoding uncharacterized protein isoform X3: MASVSQEFQGHNQANGSGKVKVTILASEWGSSKGGLSTINRKLAIQLAKFSEVEITFFVPQCSEVDKKEALSHNINIVEAKKFIGFEDLELLCFPPDDLLIEVVIGHGVKLGRQAQVIRDRHKCKWVQVVHTDPEELGMFKSYPDPISKGEEKRNIEVKLCEEADFVVAIGPKLAESFRRYLQSCKNHQTIFDFTPGIFEEFLSVDQGLEGRKDCTVLVFGRGDAEDFQLKGFDIVGKAVASLADTHLIFVGAPDGKYQEIAQLLLECDLPANCLKVRGYVKCRESLRKLFCEVDLVVMPSRTDGFGLTGLEALSAGLPVLVSKNSGFGESLSKVPFGSSFVIDSEKPEVWAAAIKNIWDKERQSRLEEVQVLRSSYERKYSWTKQSDALLVKIINLVRARLRLQIGCEVITGASAQTGTGTLVTPQQPQEVIQGVGGVPSSSNEQHCSGLAQFGSRRQRERSQSGARLIDKQGKLSEKIKTVKMSAATATRESNLEVSKAVDLSRQEKDVDWVAGLADYPPVLEGDKTKQLAEEDYTQSQGKIPTKSNRPLGLPEEMQIFVNTPVGIIPRVCSTMANRRNGSFWSLFGEGEEYSKDVDPFKALYGVRKEEIKGIYQTKGMACSVYVKKDEYPVAHFVTWSGVTRDLLNKPVQVVRFSSQHIGKYSAPVDSNSTVETFGHFSFLPAGLTFPSLSSSFIVAFKPFEQEEDLEAYFFVRSEKLTLKLDTKTHKLVTFSEEDRQKLELSSVLGAPIIVKNKNISPRDGGRWCVVGVVGLSREGELCPHFVTSEIFDRL, from the exons ATGGCTTCTGTTTCACAAGAATTTCAAGGGCACAACCAAGCTAATGGATCTGGTAAAGTTAAAGTCACTATTTTGGCTTCTGAATGGGGATCGAGTAAGGGCGGCCTTTCCACCATAAACAGGAAGTTAGCCATTCAGTTGGCAAAATTCTCTGAAGTGGAAATCACTTTCTTTGTGCCACAATGCAGTGAAGTGGACAAGAAAGAAGCCCTCAGCCACAACATAAACATTGTTGAAGCAAAAAAGTTTATTGGTTTTGAAGATCTGGAGTTACTATGCTTTCCACCAGATGATCTGCTAATCGAGGTGGTCATTGGTCATGGAGTGAAACTTGGTCGTCAGGCACAAGTTATAAGAGATCGTCACAAATGCAAATGGGTGCAAGTGGTGCATACAGACCCAGAGGAGCTGGGAATGTTTAAATCCTACCCAGATCCAATTTCCAAGGGTGAAGAAAAGCGCAATATTGAAGTCAAGCTTTGTGAAGAAGCTGACTTTGTCGTAGCAATTGGACCCAAGCTAGCCGAGTCTTTCCGTAGATATCTTCAATCTTGTAAAAACCATCAGACAATTTTTGACTTTACTCCTGGtatttttgaagaatttctcAGTGTTGATCAAGGCCTTGAGGGAAGAAAAGACTGCACTGTTTTGGTGTTTGGCCGCGGTGATGCAGAAGACTTTCAGTTAAAGGGATTTGACATTGTAGGAAAGGCTGTTGCTTCACTTGCTGACACTCATCTTATCTTTGTTGGAGCACCTGATGGAAAATATCAGGAGATAGCACAATTGCTCTTGGAGTGTGATCTACCAGCTAATTGCCTGAAGGTTAGAGGCTATGTCAAGTGCAGAGAAAGCTTAAGGAAATTATTTTGTGAGGTAGATCTAGTAGTCATGCCTTCTAGAACTGACGGCTTTGGGTTGACTGGTCTTGAGGCCTTGTCAGCTGGTCTGCCAGTTCTTGTCAGCAAAAACTCTGGATTTGGGGAATCCCTAAGCAAAGTACCATTTGGCTCATCATTTGTGATTGACTCAGAGAAACCCGAGGTATGGGCTGCTGCCATCAAGAACATCTGGGATAAAGAGAGGCAAAGTCGGCTGGAGGAGGTTCAGGTTTTACGCTCGTCATATGAGCGGAAATACAGTTGGACCAAACAAAGTGACGCCCTTCTCGTCAAGATAATCAACCTTGTTCGTG ctcGTCTTCGACTTCAAATTGGTTGTGAGGTGATCACTGGAGCTAGTGCACAGACAGGCACAGGGACATTAGTAACTCCACAGCAACCCCAAGAAGTTATTCAGGGAGTGGGAGGAGTGCCAAGCTCCTCAAATGAACAGCATTGCAGTGGTCTCGCCCAGTTTGGAAGCA GACGTCAACGTGAGAGATCACAGAGCGGCGCACGATTAATAGATAAGCAAGGCAAACTCTCGGAGAAGATTAAAACGGTGAAAATGTCGGCAGCAACAGCAACAAGGGAAAGTAATCTTGAGGTATCCAAGGCAGTTGATCTATCAAGACAAGAAAAGGATGTTGACTGGGTTGCTGGGTTGGCCGATTATCCGCCTGTCTTGGAGGGtgacaagacaaaacaactGGCAGAAGAGGATTATACCCAGAGTCAGGGAAAAATTCCCACAAAGTCCAATCGACCCTTGGGTCTTCCAGAGGAAATGCAAATCTTTGTCAACACTCCTGTTGGAATCATCCCCCGTGTTTGTTCGACGATGGCGAACAGAAGGAATGGGAGCTTTTGGTCACTGTTTGGTGAAGGTGAAGAGTATAGCAAAGACGTCGATCCATTTAAGGCCCTTTATGGCGTGAGGAAGGAGGAGATTAAAGGTATTTACCAAACTAAAGGAATGGCCTGCTCTGTCTACGTCAAAAAAGATGAGTATCCAGTGGCGCATTTTGTGACTTGGTCTGGTGTAACCCGAGACTTATTAAACAAACCAGTTCAAGTGGTTCGCTTTTCAAGTCAACACATTGGAAAATACTCGGCTCCAGTCGATTCGAATTCAACCGTTGAGACGTTTGGTCATTTCTCGTTTCTTCCAGCGGGTCTTACTTTTCCCTCACTTTCGTCGTCGTTCATTGTTGCCTTTAAACCTTTCGAACAAGAAGAAGACTTGGAGGCTTATTTCTTTGTTCGGTCTGAGAAACTTACACTGAAATTAGACACTAAAACGCATAAACTAGTGACGTTTAGTGAAGAGGACAGGCAGAAGCTAGAGTTGTCTTCTGTGCTTGGAGCTCCAATCattgtcaaaaacaaaaatatctcGCCCCGGGACGGTGGCCGATGGTGTGTTGTAGGAGTAGTGGGGCTCAGTAGGGAAGGAGAACTTTGTCCACATTTTGTCACAAGTGAAATATTTG ATCGGCTGTAA
- the LOC137968093 gene encoding uncharacterized protein isoform X2, with protein sequence MASVSQEFQGHNQANGSGKVKVTILASEWGSSKGGLSTINRKLAIQLAKFSEVEITFFVPQCSEVDKKEALSHNINIVEAKKFIGFEDLELLCFPPDDLLIEVVIGHGVKLGRQAQVIRDRHKCKWVQVVHTDPEELGMFKSYPDPISKGEEKRNIEVKLCEEADFVVAIGPKLAESFRRYLQSCKNHQTIFDFTPGIFEEFLSVDQGLEGRKDCTVLVFGRGDAEDFQLKGFDIVGKAVASLADTHLIFVGAPDGKYQEIAQLLLECDLPANCLKVRGYVKCRESLRKLFCEVDLVVMPSRTDGFGLTGLEALSAGLPVLVSKNSGFGESLSKVPFGSSFVIDSEKPEVWAAAIKNIWDKERQSRLEEVQVLRSSYERKYSWTKQSDALLVKIINLVRARLRLQIGCEVITGASAQTGTGTLVTPQQPQEVIQGVGGVPSSSNEQHCSGLAQFGSRRQRERSQSGARLIDKQGKLSEKIKTVKMSAATATRESNLEVSKAVDLSRQEKDVDWVAGLADYPPVLEGDKTKQLAEEDYTQSQGKIPTKSNRPLGLPEEMQIFVNTPVGIIPRVCSTMANRRNGSFWSLFGEGEEYSKDVDPFKALYGVRKEEIKGIYQTKGMACSVYVKKDEYPVAHFVTWSGVTRDLLNKPVQVVRFSSQHIGKYSAPVDSNSTVETFGHFSFLPAGLTFPSLSSSFIVAFKPFEQEEDLEAYFFVRSEKLTLKLDTKTHKLVTFSEEDRQKLELSSVLGAPIIVKNKNISPRDGGRWCVVGVVGLSREGELCPHFVTSEIFGQPGPSDAVQPPISQTPENSTNPPGGEAVDASDRL encoded by the exons ATGGCTTCTGTTTCACAAGAATTTCAAGGGCACAACCAAGCTAATGGATCTGGTAAAGTTAAAGTCACTATTTTGGCTTCTGAATGGGGATCGAGTAAGGGCGGCCTTTCCACCATAAACAGGAAGTTAGCCATTCAGTTGGCAAAATTCTCTGAAGTGGAAATCACTTTCTTTGTGCCACAATGCAGTGAAGTGGACAAGAAAGAAGCCCTCAGCCACAACATAAACATTGTTGAAGCAAAAAAGTTTATTGGTTTTGAAGATCTGGAGTTACTATGCTTTCCACCAGATGATCTGCTAATCGAGGTGGTCATTGGTCATGGAGTGAAACTTGGTCGTCAGGCACAAGTTATAAGAGATCGTCACAAATGCAAATGGGTGCAAGTGGTGCATACAGACCCAGAGGAGCTGGGAATGTTTAAATCCTACCCAGATCCAATTTCCAAGGGTGAAGAAAAGCGCAATATTGAAGTCAAGCTTTGTGAAGAAGCTGACTTTGTCGTAGCAATTGGACCCAAGCTAGCCGAGTCTTTCCGTAGATATCTTCAATCTTGTAAAAACCATCAGACAATTTTTGACTTTACTCCTGGtatttttgaagaatttctcAGTGTTGATCAAGGCCTTGAGGGAAGAAAAGACTGCACTGTTTTGGTGTTTGGCCGCGGTGATGCAGAAGACTTTCAGTTAAAGGGATTTGACATTGTAGGAAAGGCTGTTGCTTCACTTGCTGACACTCATCTTATCTTTGTTGGAGCACCTGATGGAAAATATCAGGAGATAGCACAATTGCTCTTGGAGTGTGATCTACCAGCTAATTGCCTGAAGGTTAGAGGCTATGTCAAGTGCAGAGAAAGCTTAAGGAAATTATTTTGTGAGGTAGATCTAGTAGTCATGCCTTCTAGAACTGACGGCTTTGGGTTGACTGGTCTTGAGGCCTTGTCAGCTGGTCTGCCAGTTCTTGTCAGCAAAAACTCTGGATTTGGGGAATCCCTAAGCAAAGTACCATTTGGCTCATCATTTGTGATTGACTCAGAGAAACCCGAGGTATGGGCTGCTGCCATCAAGAACATCTGGGATAAAGAGAGGCAAAGTCGGCTGGAGGAGGTTCAGGTTTTACGCTCGTCATATGAGCGGAAATACAGTTGGACCAAACAAAGTGACGCCCTTCTCGTCAAGATAATCAACCTTGTTCGTG ctcGTCTTCGACTTCAAATTGGTTGTGAGGTGATCACTGGAGCTAGTGCACAGACAGGCACAGGGACATTAGTAACTCCACAGCAACCCCAAGAAGTTATTCAGGGAGTGGGAGGAGTGCCAAGCTCCTCAAATGAACAGCATTGCAGTGGTCTCGCCCAGTTTGGAAGCA GACGTCAACGTGAGAGATCACAGAGCGGCGCACGATTAATAGATAAGCAAGGCAAACTCTCGGAGAAGATTAAAACGGTGAAAATGTCGGCAGCAACAGCAACAAGGGAAAGTAATCTTGAGGTATCCAAGGCAGTTGATCTATCAAGACAAGAAAAGGATGTTGACTGGGTTGCTGGGTTGGCCGATTATCCGCCTGTCTTGGAGGGtgacaagacaaaacaactGGCAGAAGAGGATTATACCCAGAGTCAGGGAAAAATTCCCACAAAGTCCAATCGACCCTTGGGTCTTCCAGAGGAAATGCAAATCTTTGTCAACACTCCTGTTGGAATCATCCCCCGTGTTTGTTCGACGATGGCGAACAGAAGGAATGGGAGCTTTTGGTCACTGTTTGGTGAAGGTGAAGAGTATAGCAAAGACGTCGATCCATTTAAGGCCCTTTATGGCGTGAGGAAGGAGGAGATTAAAGGTATTTACCAAACTAAAGGAATGGCCTGCTCTGTCTACGTCAAAAAAGATGAGTATCCAGTGGCGCATTTTGTGACTTGGTCTGGTGTAACCCGAGACTTATTAAACAAACCAGTTCAAGTGGTTCGCTTTTCAAGTCAACACATTGGAAAATACTCGGCTCCAGTCGATTCGAATTCAACCGTTGAGACGTTTGGTCATTTCTCGTTTCTTCCAGCGGGTCTTACTTTTCCCTCACTTTCGTCGTCGTTCATTGTTGCCTTTAAACCTTTCGAACAAGAAGAAGACTTGGAGGCTTATTTCTTTGTTCGGTCTGAGAAACTTACACTGAAATTAGACACTAAAACGCATAAACTAGTGACGTTTAGTGAAGAGGACAGGCAGAAGCTAGAGTTGTCTTCTGTGCTTGGAGCTCCAATCattgtcaaaaacaaaaatatctcGCCCCGGGACGGTGGCCGATGGTGTGTTGTAGGAGTAGTGGGGCTCAGTAGGGAAGGAGAACTTTGTCCACATTTTGTCACAAGTGAAATATTTG GGCAGCCTGGGCCTAGTGATGCAGTACAACCTCCTATCAGTCAAACCCCTGAAAATTCAACTAATCCACCTGGTGGAGAAGCAGTTGATGCTTCAG ATCGGCTGTAA
- the LOC137968093 gene encoding uncharacterized protein isoform X1 gives MASVSQEFQGHNQANGSGKVKVTILASEWGSSKGGLSTINRKLAIQLAKFSEVEITFFVPQCSEVDKKEALSHNINIVEAKKFIGFEDLELLCFPPDDLLIEVVIGHGVKLGRQAQVIRDRHKCKWVQVVHTDPEELGMFKSYPDPISKGEEKRNIEVKLCEEADFVVAIGPKLAESFRRYLQSCKNHQTIFDFTPGIFEEFLSVDQGLEGRKDCTVLVFGRGDAEDFQLKGFDIVGKAVASLADTHLIFVGAPDGKYQEIAQLLLECDLPANCLKVRGYVKCRESLRKLFCEVDLVVMPSRTDGFGLTGLEALSAGLPVLVSKNSGFGESLSKVPFGSSFVIDSEKPEVWAAAIKNIWDKERQSRLEEVQVLRSSYERKYSWTKQSDALLVKIINLVRARLRLQIGCEVITGASAQTGTGTLVTPQQPQEVIQGVGGVPSSSNEQHCSGLAQFGSRRQRERSQSGARLIDKQGKLSEKIKTVKMSAATATRESNLEVSKAVDLSRQEKDVDWVAGLADYPPVLEGDKTKQLAEEDYTQSQGKIPTKSNRPLGLPEEMQIFVNTPVGIIPRVCSTMANRRNGSFWSLFGEGEEYSKDVDPFKALYGVRKEEIKGIYQTKGMACSVYVKKDEYPVAHFVTWSGVTRDLLNKPVQVVRFSSQHIGKYSAPVDSNSTVETFGHFSFLPAGLTFPSLSSSFIVAFKPFEQEEDLEAYFFVRSEKLTLKLDTKTHKLVTFSEEDRQKLELSSVLGAPIIVKNKNISPRDGGRWCVVGVVGLSREGELCPHFVTSEIFGQPGPSDAVQPPISQTPENSTNPPGGEAVDASGRRREKSQSGTQ, from the exons ATGGCTTCTGTTTCACAAGAATTTCAAGGGCACAACCAAGCTAATGGATCTGGTAAAGTTAAAGTCACTATTTTGGCTTCTGAATGGGGATCGAGTAAGGGCGGCCTTTCCACCATAAACAGGAAGTTAGCCATTCAGTTGGCAAAATTCTCTGAAGTGGAAATCACTTTCTTTGTGCCACAATGCAGTGAAGTGGACAAGAAAGAAGCCCTCAGCCACAACATAAACATTGTTGAAGCAAAAAAGTTTATTGGTTTTGAAGATCTGGAGTTACTATGCTTTCCACCAGATGATCTGCTAATCGAGGTGGTCATTGGTCATGGAGTGAAACTTGGTCGTCAGGCACAAGTTATAAGAGATCGTCACAAATGCAAATGGGTGCAAGTGGTGCATACAGACCCAGAGGAGCTGGGAATGTTTAAATCCTACCCAGATCCAATTTCCAAGGGTGAAGAAAAGCGCAATATTGAAGTCAAGCTTTGTGAAGAAGCTGACTTTGTCGTAGCAATTGGACCCAAGCTAGCCGAGTCTTTCCGTAGATATCTTCAATCTTGTAAAAACCATCAGACAATTTTTGACTTTACTCCTGGtatttttgaagaatttctcAGTGTTGATCAAGGCCTTGAGGGAAGAAAAGACTGCACTGTTTTGGTGTTTGGCCGCGGTGATGCAGAAGACTTTCAGTTAAAGGGATTTGACATTGTAGGAAAGGCTGTTGCTTCACTTGCTGACACTCATCTTATCTTTGTTGGAGCACCTGATGGAAAATATCAGGAGATAGCACAATTGCTCTTGGAGTGTGATCTACCAGCTAATTGCCTGAAGGTTAGAGGCTATGTCAAGTGCAGAGAAAGCTTAAGGAAATTATTTTGTGAGGTAGATCTAGTAGTCATGCCTTCTAGAACTGACGGCTTTGGGTTGACTGGTCTTGAGGCCTTGTCAGCTGGTCTGCCAGTTCTTGTCAGCAAAAACTCTGGATTTGGGGAATCCCTAAGCAAAGTACCATTTGGCTCATCATTTGTGATTGACTCAGAGAAACCCGAGGTATGGGCTGCTGCCATCAAGAACATCTGGGATAAAGAGAGGCAAAGTCGGCTGGAGGAGGTTCAGGTTTTACGCTCGTCATATGAGCGGAAATACAGTTGGACCAAACAAAGTGACGCCCTTCTCGTCAAGATAATCAACCTTGTTCGTG ctcGTCTTCGACTTCAAATTGGTTGTGAGGTGATCACTGGAGCTAGTGCACAGACAGGCACAGGGACATTAGTAACTCCACAGCAACCCCAAGAAGTTATTCAGGGAGTGGGAGGAGTGCCAAGCTCCTCAAATGAACAGCATTGCAGTGGTCTCGCCCAGTTTGGAAGCA GACGTCAACGTGAGAGATCACAGAGCGGCGCACGATTAATAGATAAGCAAGGCAAACTCTCGGAGAAGATTAAAACGGTGAAAATGTCGGCAGCAACAGCAACAAGGGAAAGTAATCTTGAGGTATCCAAGGCAGTTGATCTATCAAGACAAGAAAAGGATGTTGACTGGGTTGCTGGGTTGGCCGATTATCCGCCTGTCTTGGAGGGtgacaagacaaaacaactGGCAGAAGAGGATTATACCCAGAGTCAGGGAAAAATTCCCACAAAGTCCAATCGACCCTTGGGTCTTCCAGAGGAAATGCAAATCTTTGTCAACACTCCTGTTGGAATCATCCCCCGTGTTTGTTCGACGATGGCGAACAGAAGGAATGGGAGCTTTTGGTCACTGTTTGGTGAAGGTGAAGAGTATAGCAAAGACGTCGATCCATTTAAGGCCCTTTATGGCGTGAGGAAGGAGGAGATTAAAGGTATTTACCAAACTAAAGGAATGGCCTGCTCTGTCTACGTCAAAAAAGATGAGTATCCAGTGGCGCATTTTGTGACTTGGTCTGGTGTAACCCGAGACTTATTAAACAAACCAGTTCAAGTGGTTCGCTTTTCAAGTCAACACATTGGAAAATACTCGGCTCCAGTCGATTCGAATTCAACCGTTGAGACGTTTGGTCATTTCTCGTTTCTTCCAGCGGGTCTTACTTTTCCCTCACTTTCGTCGTCGTTCATTGTTGCCTTTAAACCTTTCGAACAAGAAGAAGACTTGGAGGCTTATTTCTTTGTTCGGTCTGAGAAACTTACACTGAAATTAGACACTAAAACGCATAAACTAGTGACGTTTAGTGAAGAGGACAGGCAGAAGCTAGAGTTGTCTTCTGTGCTTGGAGCTCCAATCattgtcaaaaacaaaaatatctcGCCCCGGGACGGTGGCCGATGGTGTGTTGTAGGAGTAGTGGGGCTCAGTAGGGAAGGAGAACTTTGTCCACATTTTGTCACAAGTGAAATATTTG GGCAGCCTGGGCCTAGTGATGCAGTACAACCTCCTATCAGTCAAACCCCTGAAAATTCAACTAATCCACCTGGTGGAGAAGCAGTTGATGCTTCAG
- the LOC137968093 gene encoding uncharacterized protein isoform X4: MASVSQEFQGHNQANGSGKVKVTILASEWGSSKGGLSTINRKLAIQLAKFSEVEITFFVPQCSEVDKKEALSHNINIVEAKKFIGFEDLELLCFPPDDLLIEVVIGHGVKLGRQAQVIRDRHKCKWVQVVHTDPEELGMFKSYPDPISKGEEKRNIEVKLCEEADFVVAIGPKLAESFRRYLQSCKNHQTIFDFTPGIFEEFLSVDQGLEGRKDCTVLVFGRGDAEDFQLKGFDIVGKAVASLADTHLIFVGAPDGKYQEIAQLLLECDLPANCLKVRGYVKCRESLRKLFCEVDLVVMPSRTDGFGLTGLEALSAGLPVLVSKNSGFGESLSKVPFGSSFVIDSEKPEVWAAAIKNIWDKERQSRLEEVQVLRSSYERKYSWTKQSDALLVKIINLVRGRQRERSQSGARLIDKQGKLSEKIKTVKMSAATATRESNLEVSKAVDLSRQEKDVDWVAGLADYPPVLEGDKTKQLAEEDYTQSQGKIPTKSNRPLGLPEEMQIFVNTPVGIIPRVCSTMANRRNGSFWSLFGEGEEYSKDVDPFKALYGVRKEEIKGIYQTKGMACSVYVKKDEYPVAHFVTWSGVTRDLLNKPVQVVRFSSQHIGKYSAPVDSNSTVETFGHFSFLPAGLTFPSLSSSFIVAFKPFEQEEDLEAYFFVRSEKLTLKLDTKTHKLVTFSEEDRQKLELSSVLGAPIIVKNKNISPRDGGRWCVVGVVGLSREGELCPHFVTSEIFGQPGPSDAVQPPISQTPENSTNPPGGEAVDASGRRREKSQSGTQ; this comes from the exons ATGGCTTCTGTTTCACAAGAATTTCAAGGGCACAACCAAGCTAATGGATCTGGTAAAGTTAAAGTCACTATTTTGGCTTCTGAATGGGGATCGAGTAAGGGCGGCCTTTCCACCATAAACAGGAAGTTAGCCATTCAGTTGGCAAAATTCTCTGAAGTGGAAATCACTTTCTTTGTGCCACAATGCAGTGAAGTGGACAAGAAAGAAGCCCTCAGCCACAACATAAACATTGTTGAAGCAAAAAAGTTTATTGGTTTTGAAGATCTGGAGTTACTATGCTTTCCACCAGATGATCTGCTAATCGAGGTGGTCATTGGTCATGGAGTGAAACTTGGTCGTCAGGCACAAGTTATAAGAGATCGTCACAAATGCAAATGGGTGCAAGTGGTGCATACAGACCCAGAGGAGCTGGGAATGTTTAAATCCTACCCAGATCCAATTTCCAAGGGTGAAGAAAAGCGCAATATTGAAGTCAAGCTTTGTGAAGAAGCTGACTTTGTCGTAGCAATTGGACCCAAGCTAGCCGAGTCTTTCCGTAGATATCTTCAATCTTGTAAAAACCATCAGACAATTTTTGACTTTACTCCTGGtatttttgaagaatttctcAGTGTTGATCAAGGCCTTGAGGGAAGAAAAGACTGCACTGTTTTGGTGTTTGGCCGCGGTGATGCAGAAGACTTTCAGTTAAAGGGATTTGACATTGTAGGAAAGGCTGTTGCTTCACTTGCTGACACTCATCTTATCTTTGTTGGAGCACCTGATGGAAAATATCAGGAGATAGCACAATTGCTCTTGGAGTGTGATCTACCAGCTAATTGCCTGAAGGTTAGAGGCTATGTCAAGTGCAGAGAAAGCTTAAGGAAATTATTTTGTGAGGTAGATCTAGTAGTCATGCCTTCTAGAACTGACGGCTTTGGGTTGACTGGTCTTGAGGCCTTGTCAGCTGGTCTGCCAGTTCTTGTCAGCAAAAACTCTGGATTTGGGGAATCCCTAAGCAAAGTACCATTTGGCTCATCATTTGTGATTGACTCAGAGAAACCCGAGGTATGGGCTGCTGCCATCAAGAACATCTGGGATAAAGAGAGGCAAAGTCGGCTGGAGGAGGTTCAGGTTTTACGCTCGTCATATGAGCGGAAATACAGTTGGACCAAACAAAGTGACGCCCTTCTCGTCAAGATAATCAACCTTGTTCGTG GACGTCAACGTGAGAGATCACAGAGCGGCGCACGATTAATAGATAAGCAAGGCAAACTCTCGGAGAAGATTAAAACGGTGAAAATGTCGGCAGCAACAGCAACAAGGGAAAGTAATCTTGAGGTATCCAAGGCAGTTGATCTATCAAGACAAGAAAAGGATGTTGACTGGGTTGCTGGGTTGGCCGATTATCCGCCTGTCTTGGAGGGtgacaagacaaaacaactGGCAGAAGAGGATTATACCCAGAGTCAGGGAAAAATTCCCACAAAGTCCAATCGACCCTTGGGTCTTCCAGAGGAAATGCAAATCTTTGTCAACACTCCTGTTGGAATCATCCCCCGTGTTTGTTCGACGATGGCGAACAGAAGGAATGGGAGCTTTTGGTCACTGTTTGGTGAAGGTGAAGAGTATAGCAAAGACGTCGATCCATTTAAGGCCCTTTATGGCGTGAGGAAGGAGGAGATTAAAGGTATTTACCAAACTAAAGGAATGGCCTGCTCTGTCTACGTCAAAAAAGATGAGTATCCAGTGGCGCATTTTGTGACTTGGTCTGGTGTAACCCGAGACTTATTAAACAAACCAGTTCAAGTGGTTCGCTTTTCAAGTCAACACATTGGAAAATACTCGGCTCCAGTCGATTCGAATTCAACCGTTGAGACGTTTGGTCATTTCTCGTTTCTTCCAGCGGGTCTTACTTTTCCCTCACTTTCGTCGTCGTTCATTGTTGCCTTTAAACCTTTCGAACAAGAAGAAGACTTGGAGGCTTATTTCTTTGTTCGGTCTGAGAAACTTACACTGAAATTAGACACTAAAACGCATAAACTAGTGACGTTTAGTGAAGAGGACAGGCAGAAGCTAGAGTTGTCTTCTGTGCTTGGAGCTCCAATCattgtcaaaaacaaaaatatctcGCCCCGGGACGGTGGCCGATGGTGTGTTGTAGGAGTAGTGGGGCTCAGTAGGGAAGGAGAACTTTGTCCACATTTTGTCACAAGTGAAATATTTG GGCAGCCTGGGCCTAGTGATGCAGTACAACCTCCTATCAGTCAAACCCCTGAAAATTCAACTAATCCACCTGGTGGAGAAGCAGTTGATGCTTCAG